The nucleotide window AAAATTAATCATACATGCTTCCCCCAAATACACTCAACTTACCttttatgttcatatttttctgcttttgctaATGCTTTTCCTGTCCCACTTATTTTCCTtatctaagaaaagaaaaattattaatgtTTTCTAAGGCATAATCTCTTTATAAAATATACACTAGTATGCCaataatttattttgggggctgctctgggtctttgttgctgcatataggctactctccagttgcagtgtgggctactcattgcagtggcttcttttgctgtggcTCTGCGGTGCATGGGGTAGTTAATCTCACGGCATGTGGACTGTCCcggagcagggatcaaatccatgtcccctgcactggcaggcagacctTAATTAACCACTAGGGAAACTCTTAACAGTAAGCAGAAATAGAATATATCAATAATAGACATACTAAAATGTATCATAAAGTAAAACTGATTTGCAGGTGAAATGAAAATGTACATAAGCTACGGTTTATTAATTTTTGACAGGTAACATTTCTACAATATGCAGAACATGATTCTTACCCCTCTATCTTCCAACGTTCTCAACCTGGCTTCTAGTTTCGCTCTGTTCTCAACTCCCATTGCAGAACTGGAATCCTCACCAAAAGCATCATACCggatagccaaaacagtcttggcTGCCAGCATCCGAGAAATCTAACAAAGAACTTGAAGTTAGATGCATTCAGACTATACTCCAAGTTGAGAtgtaaaaaaaatcactcaagtGTTTATTCATGAGAACACTACAGCTCAAGCATTGACTTTACGAGTcactctaggattttttttttaagtcaggaattacaaatatatttattgtaAACCATATTTAAGCCGTTTACCTTCTATCAGAACCTCTGCCACCGTATGATGGCTAACTGAAAAGATCTTACCAGTAGTTCATGTCTAAAACTAGCTCAAGCCATTTTCCCATCTTTTCGTTTTTACTATGTGACATTAGACCTACATTATGAGGTCATCCACACTAAGTATTGCCCCCTTTTAAGCTAAATAACATTTCATTTTACtgaatttccatttatttctttcatcactctgctctaaattttataaaatttctgttAAACTAGGTATGTATAAAATCTTGAAAGTACTTTTAAGCGTCAGATTCCTCCTCTATAAAACAGACACTAACAACTTATAGGGCTATTAAAAGCATCCACCAAAGGCCTATCCAGTGTTTAGCACAGTGTATgtgatatcattttaaaatgggtCATGAACGTTGATGTTAAATTGATTTCCCACCGCACAGAAAACAGATGGGCCataccccacccccgcccaccaATGAATGGGAGTCTGGAAAAGTACTAAAACAGCAAACACTTTATCTTCTaaccttttctttcagtgaacaCTAGAGTTTAAAGAATTCACAATTCTCTATATGATGAAAAAGCAACAACAGATTTATTGACCACTGTAGAATAAGATCAAAAtcatttggaggaaaaaaaggcCTGCGCCAAGAAAATTGTAACTCACCTTTCCTTTGTGTTTGGGGCTCGTCTGGCCTACAAGTGAAGCATGATAAATGAGACCATACTTAGGGGTATCTCGTCTAGACTTGAGGGCTCTGAAGAGCGCCTTTTCTGCTCCAAGAATCTGAACTGTAGAAGCTGCATGTTTGGCCAAATTCAAAAGAGAACCTTCAAAAGAAAAGTAGTAACTTTGAGGAAAGTACTTCCAAATATTTGAAAGTTCTATGTATTATACAAAAGATCTACAGTCTAAGTATTATAGCCACAGAGTATATAAAAATCAGATATAATATAGAATTTTATAGTTAGGAATTAGCCCAAATTCCTGATACTTCAGCATTTATGATTCATCCATCAGCACCACAAGCAGAGGTATGTGATGAATGTCTATGGCAAACTGGAGCTTATTTGTTTAATCATACCTATTTGCCTGAAGAGATGGTATTACTACCTCACATTTCAGTAGCATATCATGGGAGGGTTAAAAGTATATGTATTCACGGACATCATCCAATATAGCCCTTATTTTTCTGAGACTTATTTTAGACATGAAATATTCTActcctttaaatattaaaataataggtaaatgaaaaaattattaagGTATCTCAGTAAAATGATGTGATAAATTCAGGCTGAGGAGATATAAACACACTCAATAATCAGGCATCAAAAGCTGCTGCTTTGTCCGATATGCTGCACAGATTTTCTGTCAGAGAATATCAATAGTCGCTCAAGAAATTCaagaaacatatatttatattaatccCTGCATCTCTTCCTGCTCCACATTTAGCTACATCTATGAAATTTCAGATGTAGACAACAAAACCAGCCCAGATGAGCAACCTAGAAGGTGAGGAGATGTGAATGTCCTATTTTTCTGATTAATGATGCAGGTAAAAGAAGTACTCTAAACACTttgatgtaaataaaataaattctcaaTCAATAGTATATACCTGCACACTCAAGACATAGTGGATTTCATTCCCGGTTACCACAATAAAGCAAGTGTTGCAATAAACTAAGTATACGAATTcttgtttcccagtgcatattgaagttatattcttttttttttttaaagttatattcttATGGGTAATCTACTTAGTATGAAATAGCATTGTCTGgaaaaacaatgtacatacctcAATTTATAAATGCTttactttgaaaaatatgttaaaCATCATCTGAACCTTCAGGAAGTtgtagtagtaacatcaaagatcactgaccaAAGACCAACATTACAAACATAAGAATGGAAAAGTTAGAAATATTGTGGGAATCACCAAAATGCGACAGAGTCATGAAGTGagcaagtggtgttggaaaaatgATGTCAATGGACTTGTTCTATACAGGGCTGACACAAACTATGAATTTAAAAAACgcagtatctgtgaagcacagTAAAATGAGGTAAACCTGATTTCATCCTCCTGTATTCATCCAATTACTCTAATTAACCAAAACAAACTTCTGACAATGGACCACCAGTGTCTCAGAAGAGGTAGTGACTAAAGATGCCTTCActatccgaaaggaaatcaggcATACAAATAAAAATCATCATTGAACACTTGGTCCTTAGTCCTCGCACATAAACATTCACTTCTTTTTATTACCCAGATTTATCTTTAAACtccagtttaaaagaaaataagatccTACCTAGAAAACAACTCTCAATACCCATGTttacaaattatattaaaatcatCACCTGCATGAGCAATAAGTCGTGCTCCAACTAATTCCCCAACCATGACTGTAACATTGGGTGCAATGGCCATCATTCGATTTTGCAGATATTCATAAAGCTGGGTTCTGTATTCAGAGATTTCAATCACCTAGTTTAAGAAACAAAATGAGTAAGTCATAAATAGTTTAAGAGTAAAAGCAGTGTAAAACTCACATGTCTAAAACATCAGAGCCCCAAATTATCACAGAGCAGTTAGTTGTACAATCCCAGGAAAATTAGCCATCCTTTACCTCAGTTTTCTATAAAACGGTTGTtgtgaaattttaatatttaaaaattaagcaatatACGTAAACCTAATACACTGCTTAAAAATGTTAATCGACATTTGTTAAAAAAACTCTGAAGGCTAGACATTTGTGTCATCCTCTGTGATTGTCATATAGCTATCTTCAAATGAGGGGTAAAAATTACAGGCTATACACATTCAGATACTGCTAACAATAGAAATTAACTAGACAGTACTCCTTTAACctcattttaagatatttttctccCGGCAAGTTTGTAAGTCAAGACGGCATCAGATGAGGTAGTGACTGAACACCCTCATATTTATTTATCAGGTgaacaatacatttaaaaatcatcactGCCATCAGAAATTACAGAGCTGGTACCACCACCACGAATTTCCCTATGTGCATAGTGTACCTGAGTGCAAAGGTGCAGAatgttgcaaatatcttcttccgAAACTTCGGTTCCCATAGATATCTCTGCTGCCGCTTTCACTTCAGCTTCAACCTCCTCTGGCAGTAATTCAGAAAGTTGAGCTGAGGCATAATTCTTCCTATCGCCTATGGAATGTTTGCAAAGGATGAGGGAGAATCACTCTTcagtaaattatataaaatccACCAAACAgtcaaaagaaaaagtagagataAGCCAATGAAAGGGATgcctgaacaaaacaaaaagtaaacaagTTTGACCAAGTAACTTTGCTCATGTAAGGGCTTGATTTTAGAGATTAACTCATTTTATGAACAGTCCTCAGGTTCCTctactatattattattatagtaaTAGTATATGATTTAATATTAACAGTATAGATAGCAatactatttttaatattaatcacTATTAATATATTTCAGGATACTTCCCAGTCACACAGTTGTCCTTATTAACGGCAACTTCAGTGAGACACAATCATTGTAAGAAGCCAGTTCAGGGGAGTGGGGAGCAGATAAATTGGGACCAACGTATACACACTAtgatatataaaacagattactAGTAAGAACCTGCTACATAGGACAGAAAACTACTCAATACTCTGGAATGACCTACATGGAAAAAGTCTAAAGAGTGGAGATGCATACAcaactgattcactgtgctgtacagaaaAAAGTAACACAAtgagtgtgtgtgcttagtcacatcctttgtgaccctatggactatagcctgccaggctcctctgtccatggaatttccaaggcaagaatactagattgggttgccatttcctcctccagggtatcttccttgcccagggattcaaaccaggtctcctgtgtttcttgcactggcaagacagattcttcaccactaagccacctatactccaaattttttttaaaaaaagaagcccaAGAAAAACCAAATTAGAGAACGATGTCCTCTACTGCACAGGCCActgaaataaaattctgtttctgAAATCTAGCAGATGTTAATGTGGATGTACTCCTCAAACACACAAGACTAAAAACTCTGGGAAGAGAATAAAAAAACCAGTAACtcatgttttaggatttaaaTAAATCACTATTTTCAATACCTTAAAGGATAAAGTTACTCACCAACTTTCTGTAAACACTTGCAGTATGTCAAATTATCCGAAATAATTTTTCCTAACTCAGGGAAATGCCAGCCATACCATTCTCTACACCGCATAATGTAGTTGTTTAGTTCTTTATCTAAGTCATCTAACAGGGCTGCAGTAGATTAAAacgaaaaagaaaacaagaacttaaaagggttttaaaaaaaacttgtgATGAAATAGTccatcatcccaaacagaaactctgtacccatgaaATAATTACTCCTCATTCTCACCACTCCAGCCTCTCTTTTATCccctctatgaatttgcctattctaagTACCTCATAAggggaatcacacagtatttgtcttcttgGAAGTAGTCTATTTCACCCTAGCACAGTGTTTTCAAAATTCATCTATGCTGTACCATATATTAGAACTTGTAAggataaataatattccattgtataccactttgtttatcccttcatctgttaATAGGTATCTGGATTGTTTCTGCCCTTTAGCTGAATCATGATGCTATGAACTTAACTGCTTAAGTAACTGACTAACTCCTTTCAGTTTGGGGGGCATACACACCTAGAAATACAATTgctatttaaagaaatgtttaaaactgGAAATTGTTGAGACTTTGATGTCCAAAAATCACCGAATGATTTATtacatatataaagcaaaaaaacCCCCACACCCTTATCTTAAGGTTTTATCATTTTTCATGGAAAAAGATCAATCAGCTTACATTAATAGTGTAGCGTAATTACTATTATCCCCAAGTAGTCAAATTATAATTAGTTTTCCAATTTTTGATTCTGCATTTCCCAATTTACTTACTAAACTTCTAGCTGGTCTTTTTCTTCCTCAACAATCATAAAAGATACAATTTTAATAGTAGGAAAAAACCACAATGAAGAGACAGGTTAGACCTCACATGTCCTATACTCACAAATTGCCTGAACAATCATGGTGTCCACTTTATCAGCACTAAATTTCAATCTGTATCGGGATAAGctggggagaagggaaaaaaatatgaattactAAAATAGTATTTAGGAAAAGCATTTAtttaacatcttaaaaaaaaaaaaaaaaaaaaaaacttttacccAAACCCATCTCTTGGAGttacattattttttctacatgggAAAAATCAGCTAAACAAGAATATAACATTCAAGATCCCAAAGCAcacatttagaaagaaaataatagatcTGTCCTGTTATAACCTACGTTTCTGTGACATGAATTCATTAATGAATGACAAATAGTCCAAGTCATACTGGTTCATATGACATGACTTCTGCAGCATTCTTAATGTTTTATGCCACCAGTAAGAAAAACTATAGCAGTGTCTTCTCTTCATAAACACCCAAAGAGAAGAAAGCCATGGAACAATAATATCGTAAATGTGGGTTTTCTTAATCCTGGCACTATTAACACAGAGGCCTCATTACTGTTGTGGGGGCTATTCTGGGCACTGTCTGATGTGCAACAACATCCCCAGCCTCAACCCAACTGCCACCTGTCTTCTGAGGGGTATCTGACTGCCTTAGATGAGAGCGACTACTGTGCACAATGCCAATTAATCTTAATTTGGATCCTAACTCAATTTAGTTATTTGTTCTCTCTTAGGAatgtttattaaaacatttttcctgACTCTTGTGCATTCTGCTCATTTATAAAACTCACTTTAATCCTTTCATTAATCTAtgctcatattttatttattcaaaggTATAGACCTTTGTTTATgtagtatttctttttatttaaagtatttttatttggctactctaggtcttagttgtggcatgtaggatctactTCTCACTTGGGATTaaaccagggcccctgcattgggagcacagtcttagccacaggaccaccaagaaagtccctttactatttctttaatataaacttgtcattttttctcttttggcagCATGTGGGAATTTACTttcttgaccaggaatcaaacctatgcCCTGTGGAGTGAAGCATGGAGGGAAGTTCCAACATGTCTTTTTAACTGTTAACATTTCTTTCGGATTACAAAGTTACACAGTATTTCAGTCTTTTACCCACAATCTTTTTATTTCACAAACCCTAGTATTGTAGTGAAATTTCACTGAATGCCATGTTTTTCAGGAATACATATATCACGGCATAGCAGAAATGCCTGTTCTAATGGGACCTCTTGTTTAACATGATAGGTTAAGATGTTTCTCTTTGCCTCAAGAAAAAGTTGAATAAAAATCACAgtaaaacaacacacacacacaaggcaggAGAGAAAGATCATTAGCAGACGAGAAAGTGCAGGGAGATGCCAAGCAAACGGAGCAGCAAATGATTAGAAGATGTAAAACAGAGAGGGAAGAAGCCCAAGAATTGCAGCATCTAATGCTGGAGAGGTAGAGAGTGCCATCACGAGGTTTAGAGCCCAGACAATGAAGCCAAACTGCCTGGGTTGAAATAATGGCTTCATCACTTACCAGCTATTATGACTTTGTACATCAATTTCCTCGTCTGTTAAATGAGGATACTATAACTATGTTCCTCTTTAGATTCTTGAGAATTACTTCAGTTTTTGTAACATACCTAGAACAGTGCTATATaattattaagtaaaaataagacGACTATCTTCCAGTAAATCTCACCTGTGTGCCAACCCAAGACACATAGCTGTCATTTCACGTGGTTCTACCCCAGGGATTAATCCATCCATCTGTGAACGGATTCCTCTCATAAGTTCATTAACAACAGGACTGTGGATACAACTGAGATTCAGTTTTTCCTATATGAACAAGAACATTTGTATTAAATACAGAAACTTCTCCTAAATATTAAAACAGCACTGAGTTAAACATATACATTTCTCAGTTTCATAAAAGCAGTTTTGGGTATGTGTGTGGGAAGACCATTTGAACATACTGTTGGTGGAGGTCAAAGATGGCCTAAGCTTCTAGGGAGGCAGCCTATGTACATGAATCAGAAGCCATAATTAGATCGGGTCTCAGGTCCTTTCCCTACTGTCAGGGTCCCTGAGGTACTTTCAAAATATGCACTAATGTACAAATATACATAAATCTTTATATACCTCATACAAACAGAATGAATCTGTCTTGCAAgccttcatttttttcactttgtagggtatttgctgctgctgctactgctgctaactcgcttcagtcgtgtctgactgtgtgtgaccccagagacggtagcccaccaggctcccctgtccctgggattctccaggcaagaacactgaagtgggttgccatttccttcttcaatgcataaaagtgaaaagtgaaagtgaagtcgctcagtcgtgtctgactcttcgtgaccccatggactgcagcctaccaggctcctctgaccatgggattttccaggcaagagtactggagtgggttgccattgccttctctgaacttcaAGAATGAGGggactataaatcaactatacttcaattaaaataagaaaaaagaatgagaggTATGTTCATGTGCTTGCACTGTAAGACCTATTGTAACTACTGAAAATCAAACCATCACAACTGGCTCCTAAAATGTCTTGATTTTCATGTTTTGGGGCCTACCTATCCactctttctttccattcttactttatatttaatttttaacaacTCTACCTCCAGTAAAGTGTTCTAATAAACATATACACTAAAAAagatatgatctcatttatattgaaagggaaaaagtcCCTAAACAAAAATATGGCAGGATATATAGAGTATTTTATCTGAGGTATTACTTATATATCCTTAGTTTTGACAATCACATTGAAAACCAATTATTACATAGCATGGGGGAAAAGATCAAGAATTCAATCCTGAGAACTTATAAAAAAACAATTCATCAAAAAGGTCAGGCCTTTTCATTCATTACAAAGGTCAGCTCTGATGACAAGGCTAAAGAAAACTGTAACTTTACCTTTATAACCCCTCCTAGTTTAGCATCAGCCACAGCTAAAGGTTCATGGGCTTCTTTAACTATTTTCTTCAGAACTTTCTTCAATTGCTTATTGATTTTGCCTTCCATTAGAGCTGTGAATGCTTgttaggaagaaaaacaaaagagctaACTCAAAACTTTATCTTCAAAGCTCATgatcttatttaaattctataaaTAAAGCCAAAAAGACAACGCACTTCAAAAGCTGAATAACATTACTTCTGAAATGAAATGATAAACATTACAAACTTCACACCCTCATCTGATCTTCCCACCCTCATTTGCACTCCAGAACCAGGAGTTAAACCAGATCCAACATTCCTTCCCTTCACTCAATTCCTCTGAGCTCAGAATTACATGTTAGAAACAATCTGTTCTGTGATAGCAAATAGATTCACTCCCCTACGCTACTATGCATCAACTGATCTGATGTTCTGGATTGTGAAATACCATAAAAATCCTGTCACGACTGGTAAAAAGGAGTTTATTCATTTTGAAGGTTCTGCCACATTGTAAGACCTGAGTGGAGGCCTTATCTTTGCCAATCCTTGATCCAGATGTCCCAACAGGCCTCTACTACTAATCAATGTCCAGTGATTGGGGAATTACTACTGAGGGCAGCCAATTTGATTTGgagagtgttttcatttttagcaaGCTCTAAATGTGCTACTTTTAACTCTCACCCTTTCTTAGAACTGTACTGAGATTCTCtggacccacatctcttctgGTATCTGTCTGGGTTTTAGTCAAATTTAAAGTATGCCTGACAGAAAGTCTGTCACAATTTCTAAAAGGTCAGGCAGTTTGTGCTTAATCAGCCAGGTACTTGTTCTTTCCTCCTGACCAAATTTCCATTCATCTGAATTTCAAATCCATTTCATCTCGTATCTGGAAGATGAAAGGCGAGGACAAAAGTAATCTAGCCAGCACACACATCTCACAGAGAGGTCTTTACAAATAAGCTAAGATTCAAACTACTCCTGTTGAGTTCTAACAATTTACATATCGTGAAACCCTGACTCCTTtctaatttacatttctctaataactgaaatatttccttagaagtgtttcttttataatttaaaatttgtattcaaTGTCCTCCCTCtagctctcaatctttcctatcaTTTACTTTCACACTTTAACCTAACCTAGTGctttcttttaagatttcttaaaagtaaaatttctacTTTAGATCCTATTCTAACATTCACGATTACCTTCCGTGTATCAAAAACCCTGTTAATCACCCTtcataatatgtattttaaaaagatggtatACAAAGATCGTGACAGGGATAAGGAGAAGCtgaatctttccctttctctattAGGCACTCTTCAGCATCCCTCAGCATCTTTCCCTTCATCCAAATTTAGGCTGGCCTCAAATTGTACTATGGCTGTTTGTAAGACATGAGACTTCAAAGTGTGACCAAGACTAAAAATAAACCTTGCCATGCAAATAGCACATTTTAGCTTCTGAGACCAATATAAAATTGACATcacaccccagactctttcttaGGCTACAAGTTTTAAATGTATATCCTGACACCTACAATCACTCAGTTTCAGTTCTGTAATATCAAAACTGCCTTTTAACAAGGAGTGGGAAGTTAATTCCCAGGAAGGATTGTTCTAATAATAAGGTGATCAAGTTCAACTTTCTGgtaaaaatagatgggaaaaggcATTGTAGGTTTCTAAGACCAGATTCCTGGCAGAGCTCactactttcattcattcacccaaaaATATTTATGCGCTATGGATTTGACAGTGAACAACACAGCCTTTACCCTCATGGAATTTAGAGTGAGAGAGTCTGGGACTGACTTTAAATtctcatccagcatggcattttctccatttatctGACATTATTTTAAGGAATACCAAAAGCTCagtcagagttcagttcagtcactcagtcatgtccaactctttgcaaccccatgaaccgcagcacatcaggcctccctatccatcaccaacatgctggagcctacccaaacccatgtctattgattcggtgatgccatccaaccatc belongs to Capra hircus breed San Clemente chromosome 2, ASM170441v1, whole genome shotgun sequence and includes:
- the NOP58 gene encoding nucleolar protein 58 isoform X3, producing MEGKINKQLKKVLKKIVKEAHEPLAVADAKLGGVIKEKLNLSCIHSPVVNELMRGIRSQMDGLIPGVEPREMTAMCLGLAHSLSRYRLKFSADKVDTMIVQAISLLDDLDKELNNYIMRCREWYGWHFPELGKIISDNLTYCKCLQKVGDRKNYASAQLSELLPEEVEAEVKAAAEISMGTEVSEEDICNILHLCTQVIEISEYRTQLYEYLQNRMMAIAPNVTVMVGELVGARLIAHAGSLLNLAKHAASTVQILGAEKALFRALKSRRDTPKYGLIYHASLVGQTSPKHKGKISRMLAAKTVLAIRYDAFGEDSSSAMGVENRAKLEARLRTLEDRGIRKISGTGKALAKAEKYEHKSEVKTYDPSGDSTLPTYSKKRKIEEVDKEDEVIEKKAKKAKVKIKVEEEVVEDAEDTEEEVVQVVEEQETSVKKKKKKDKKKHVKEEPLSEEEPCTSTAVASPEKKKKKKKKKVNED
- the NOP58 gene encoding nucleolar protein 58 isoform X2, encoding MKRNFKKLIVYGKNLKLQRKQIKSFTALMEGKINKQLKKVLKKIVKEAHEPLAVADAKLGGVIKEKLNLSCIHSPVVNELMRGIRSQMDGLIPGVEPREMTAMCLGLAHSLSRYRLKFSADKVDTMIVQAISLLDDLDKELNNYIMRCREWYGWHFPELGKIISDNLTYCKCLQKVGDRKNYASAQLSELLPEEVEAEVKAAAEISMGTEVSEEDICNILHLCTQVIEISEYRTQLYEYLQNRMMAIAPNVTVMVGELVGARLIAHAGSLLNLAKHAASTVQILGAEKALFRALKSRRDTPKYGLIYHASLVGQTSPKHKGKISRMLAAKTVLAIRYDAFGEDSSSAMGVENRAKLEARLRTLEDRGIRKISGTGKALAKAEKYEHKSEVKTYDPSGDSTLPTYSKKRKIEEVDKEDEVIEKKAKKAKVKIKVEEEVVEDAEDTEEEVVQVVEEQETSVKKKKKKDKKKHVKEEPLSEEEPCTSTAVASPEKKKKKKKKKVNED
- the NOP58 gene encoding nucleolar protein 58 isoform X1; this translates as MLVLFETSVGYAIFKVLNEKKLQEVDSLWKEFETPEKANKIVKLKHFEKFQDTAEALAAFTALMEGKINKQLKKVLKKIVKEAHEPLAVADAKLGGVIKEKLNLSCIHSPVVNELMRGIRSQMDGLIPGVEPREMTAMCLGLAHSLSRYRLKFSADKVDTMIVQAISLLDDLDKELNNYIMRCREWYGWHFPELGKIISDNLTYCKCLQKVGDRKNYASAQLSELLPEEVEAEVKAAAEISMGTEVSEEDICNILHLCTQVIEISEYRTQLYEYLQNRMMAIAPNVTVMVGELVGARLIAHAGSLLNLAKHAASTVQILGAEKALFRALKSRRDTPKYGLIYHASLVGQTSPKHKGKISRMLAAKTVLAIRYDAFGEDSSSAMGVENRAKLEARLRTLEDRGIRKISGTGKALAKAEKYEHKSEVKTYDPSGDSTLPTYSKKRKIEEVDKEDEVIEKKAKKAKVKIKVEEEVVEDAEDTEEEVVQVVEEQETSVKKKKKKDKKKHVKEEPLSEEEPCTSTAVASPEKKKKKKKKKVNED